TTGAGCGCGCCGTCGGATCTGATGCGGGCGGCCGGTCCTGGTGCGTCGCTGCGTACGGACCGGGCGGCTTCGCTGACCCGGGGTGGTGGTGTGGCGCTGCTGGTGGCGGTGGTGTGTGTGCCGGTGGTGCTGTTGCCGGGTGACTGGGGTGGTCTGGTGCATCTCGGGACGCAGTTGTGGCTGCCGCTGGGTACGGCGGCTCTGGCGTTGAGCGCGTGGGGGCGGTTCGTGGTGGCGCGGGTGTGGCTGGCGGGGACGGGGCGGCTGCCGTGGCGTCTGATGCGGTTCCTGGAGGACGCGCACCGGCGGGGGGTGCTGCGCAGGTCGGGCGCGTCGTTCGAGTTCCGCCATCTGAGACTCCAGACGCATCTGGCGGGACGGGGGTGGGAGGGCACGGGGGCGGGTTCGGGCGGGGGCGTGGGCGGGGTCCGGGTTCCCGCGGGGCGGCGGCCGTCGGTGTGGGAGCGGGTGCGCGGGCAGGACGGGGGCCGGGGCCGGGTGGTCGCCCGGGGTGGTCGTCGACGGGACGAGTGAGGTGAACGGGGCTTGGCTCGGGGGGAGTTCGCCTCCGGCTCCCTCCGTGCCGGTGGACGGTCCCGGTGTCCGTGCAGCCGGCGGACCCGGTCCGCACCGGGCGCGGGGAGGGGGCGAGGGGGGTGTCGTCGAAGACGGTGCCGACGCGGGGGCCGACCGGCAGAGCACTGGACTCTCCTTCTCAGCAGGTGAGACGACGAGTACGTCACACCGGACCGTCGCCCGCCCTGGCGTTACCATCACGGGACCGGCACCCGACCCGGCACGGTGAGGCCCTGATGACGACAGCATGCTCGACGGCGCAGCGTATGGCCGCCTTCGGCTTCTGTTGCTGCGTCCGGCCGCTCGGCTGAGCGGCGGTCAGCCGCTCTCGTCCGCCCGTCCCCGTCTCCCCCGCCGGTCCGGTGGTCGTCTCACCATCCGGACTTCCGTCCCGTTTTATGGAGTTCTCCCATGACCCTGCTGACCACCTGGCCCGAGTCCGGTCCTGAGACCGTCGTCCGCCGTACCGCGGACCCCGCCGAGATCGCCGAGGCGCTCAGGCCGCTGGGCGTCCGCTACGAGCAGTGGCCGGTGCGCGAGGACGTCCCGTTCGACGCGGACAGCGAGACCGTGTTCGCCGCGTACGGTCCCGAGATCGAGAAGCTGAACGCCGAGGAGGGGTTCACCACGGTCGACGTGCTGGGCCTGCACCCCAGCGACGACCCGCAGTTCCCGGCGAAGGCGAAGGCCGCGCGGGAGAAGTTCCTCCAGGAGCACACCCACGACGACGATGACGAGGTCCGCTTCTTCGTCTCGGGCGCCGGCATCTTCTATCTGCACGTGGACGGCGAGGTGCACGCCGTCTACTGCGAGAAGGGCGACCTGCTGGGCGTGCCGCGCGGCACCACCCACTGGTTCGACATGGGCACCCGCCCGTCGTTCACGGCGATCCGGTTCTTCCACGAGGAGGACGGCTGGATCGGCAGCTTCACCGGGTCCCCGATCGCCTCCCGCTTCCCCGACCACGACACCATCGCCGCCGGGTACGCGCGCGACAGGGGCGCCGCGTGACCGCGTCGTTCGCGGTGGACGCCGTGGTGCTCGACATCGAGGGCACCACGAGCGCCACCGGGTTCGTGGTCGACGTCCTGTACCCGTACTCGCGTGCGCGGTTCGGCGCCCTGCTCGCCGAGCGGGGCGGCGAACCGGCGGTGGCGCGGGCGATCGAGCAGGTCAGGGCCGAGCTGGGTGATCCGGGTGCCGGCCTCGACCGGGTGGAGGAGACCCTGCACGGCTGGCTGGACGAGGACCGCAAGGCCACGCCGCTCAAGACCCTCCAGGGGGTGATCTGGGCGGAGGGGTTCGCCGCCGGTGACCTGGTGGCGCACTTCTACGACGACGTCGTCCCGGCGCTGCGGGCCTGGCACGCGGCCGGGGTGCGGCTGTACGTGTACTCGTCGGGTTCGGTGGCGGCGCAGCGGGCGTGGTTCGCGTCGAGTCCGGCGGGGGATCTGCTGCCGCTGGTGTCGGGGCTGTTCGACACGGAGAACGCGGGTGCCAAGCAGGAGCCCGGGTCGTACCGGCGGATCGCGGCGGAGACGGGGGTCGCGCCGGGCCGGCTGCTGTTCCTGTCCGACCGGCCGGGTGAGCTGGACGCGGCGCGTGCGGCGGGCTGGCTCGCGGTGGGGGTGCGGCGGCCGGGTGAGCCGTACTTCGAGCAAGGGGTCGGTGACCACGTCGAGGCGGGGTCGTTCGACGAGATCAGTGTGAGCGGGTCCGGGAGCACCGTATGAGCGTCGACATCAGTGACTTCGATCTGGCGGAGGCGGGGGCCGTGTTGGCGGCGGAGTCCGCGCGGTTCGCCTCCTTCGGCTGGATGCGCGGTACTTCGGGCAATCTGTCGGTGGTGCTCGCGCGTGATCCGCTGCGGCTCGCGGTGACCGCGAGCGGGCACGACAAGGGTGAGCTGACCGCGCGGGACGTGGTCCTGGTGGACGGCGCGGGCGCGGCGGTGGCCGGTGGCAGGCCGTCGGCGGAGGCCGAACTGCACGCGCGGGTGGCCGCGTTGACGGGTGCGGGCGCGGTGGTGCATGTGCACACGGTGGCGTCGGTGGCGGTGGGGCACCGCAGTCCTGAAGGGATCGTGTTCCGGGACGTGGAGATGCTCAAGGGCATCGGGCAGCCCGCGCACGACGTGGAGGTGACGCTGCCGGTCATCGCCAACAGCCAGGACATGACGGTGCTCGGGGACCGTCTGGAGGCGGCGCGTGAGCCGCGGATGCCGGCGGTGGTGGTGGCGGGGCACGGTCTGTACGTGTGGGGGCAGTCGCCGCGGCAGGCCAGGCATCACACCGAAGTGGTGGAGTGGCTGCTGGAGTTGGAGCTGGCGCGGCGCTGACCGTGCCGCGGGTCCGCAGGACGGAGAAGGGCTCCCCCGACCGGTTGGGGGAGCCCTCTCGTGTCGGTGGGCGTGCTCGGTTGCGGGCGGCGGGGTCTCTCTAGGCGGCCCGGTCGCCGGGGAGTTGGCCCGCGGAGACCTCCAGCACGCCGTGTTCGGTGACCAGTGCGGTGATCAGGCGTCCCGGGGTGACGTCGAAGGCGGGGTTGTGGCCTCGGGAGGCG
The sequence above is a segment of the Streptomyces griseoviridis genome. Coding sequences within it:
- a CDS encoding 1,2-dihydroxy-3-keto-5-methylthiopentene dioxygenase; protein product: MTLLTTWPESGPETVVRRTADPAEIAEALRPLGVRYEQWPVREDVPFDADSETVFAAYGPEIEKLNAEEGFTTVDVLGLHPSDDPQFPAKAKAAREKFLQEHTHDDDDEVRFFVSGAGIFYLHVDGEVHAVYCEKGDLLGVPRGTTHWFDMGTRPSFTAIRFFHEEDGWIGSFTGSPIASRFPDHDTIAAGYARDRGAA
- the mtnC gene encoding acireductone synthase, which produces MTASFAVDAVVLDIEGTTSATGFVVDVLYPYSRARFGALLAERGGEPAVARAIEQVRAELGDPGAGLDRVEETLHGWLDEDRKATPLKTLQGVIWAEGFAAGDLVAHFYDDVVPALRAWHAAGVRLYVYSSGSVAAQRAWFASSPAGDLLPLVSGLFDTENAGAKQEPGSYRRIAAETGVAPGRLLFLSDRPGELDAARAAGWLAVGVRRPGEPYFEQGVGDHVEAGSFDEISVSGSGSTV
- the mtnB gene encoding methylthioribulose 1-phosphate dehydratase, translating into MSVDISDFDLAEAGAVLAAESARFASFGWMRGTSGNLSVVLARDPLRLAVTASGHDKGELTARDVVLVDGAGAAVAGGRPSAEAELHARVAALTGAGAVVHVHTVASVAVGHRSPEGIVFRDVEMLKGIGQPAHDVEVTLPVIANSQDMTVLGDRLEAAREPRMPAVVVAGHGLYVWGQSPRQARHHTEVVEWLLELELARR